In the genome of Stomoxys calcitrans chromosome 4, idStoCalc2.1, whole genome shotgun sequence, the window GAGGAGACTGCTGGTGGGGAAGCAGCTGGCGACGAAATTCCTGCTGGTGAGGAGACCGCTGGTGaagaaactcctgcagaagtgaCTGGTGAGGAAAACGTTGGTGAGGAAGTAGCTGGAGAAGAAGAAGCTTCTGaagaaactcctgcagaaggGACTGCTGGTGAGGAAGCAGCTGGCGAAGAAATTCCTGCTGGTGAGGAGCCCGCTGGTGAAGAACCTCCTGCAGAAGAGACTGGTGAAGAAGCCTCGGGAGAGGAAGTCGCTGAAGAAGGAACTCCTACAGAAGAAACAGGCGAAGAAGGCGCTGTTGAAGAAATTCCTTTAGAAGAGACTGTTGGTGAGGAAGCTACTGGTGAAGAAACTCCTGCTGAAGAAGCAGCCGGCGAAGAAATTCCTGCTGGCGAGGAGCCCGCTGGTGaagaaactcctgcagaagtgaCTGGTGAAGAAGCCTCTGGTGAGGAAGTCGCTAGAGAAGAAATTCCTGCAGAAGAAACAGGCGAAGAAGGCGTTGTTGAAGAAATTCCTTTAGAAGAGACTGCTGGTGAGGAAGCAACTGGTGAAGAAATTCCTGCTGAAGGGACTGCTGGTGAGGAAGCAGCCGGCGAAGGTGAAGAAGAAGCAGGTGAAGAAGATGCTTCGGAAGAAACTCCTCCAGAAGAGACTGCAGGTGGGAAAGCAGCAGGTGAAGAAAATGCTGCTGAAGGAACTCCTGCAGAAGAAGCAGGTGAACAAGGTGCTTCGGAAGAAACTCCTC includes:
- the LOC131997071 gene encoding uncharacterized protein LOC131997071; translation: PAPSSPVSSAGVSSTATSSPETSSPETSSPVSSAGGSSPAGSSVETSSPVSSAGVSSPATSSPATSSPVSSAGISSPAGSSPAGVSSPTASSPAVSSGGVSSEAPSSPVSSSSAVSSGGVSSEAPCSPASSAGVPSAAFSSPAAFPPAVSSGGVSSEASSSPASSSPSPAASSPAVPSAGISSPVASSPAVSSKGISSTTPSSPVSSAGISSLATSSPEASSPVTSAGVSSPAGSSPAGISSPAASSAGVSSPRLLRLFLL